ACCATTATTTCAGGAGTTCCTTGattcttcaaaattttctttctgtaatctGCAACTGCATTTAGTGCTCGTTCCTCAGATGCAAAGGACAAGAATCCTCAGGTCCATGCTGCTTTTGGGTAACCGTAGAGCTAACAGGGTCAAAAGAAAGAGCATCACTACTTCATGGGCTCTAGAATTCATCTTCCACACACGTGCTATTCAGCATGCAAACGAGGTACTTTGGTGAGTACAGAATATCCTCCAAGAAAAAGCATCAGTAACGTTTAAAAGTTGATACTTTAAGGCAGTAACACCTCCTTCCAGCTTTCTCTGACATTAGTTGCTACCTTCTAATAAATGACAGAGGGGAGTTACTCTGCAGAGTAGCTCATAGTTTAGTATAAAAAATATGATCTGCTGGGCATGTGGTTTAGGTAGGATTACTCAAATTCAGCTTAGTTTTTAGAGCTAGGCAAAGGacaacagaagacagaaagacaTTGAGCAGCTGAGATGCGCTGTACCAACTGCCTTAATGCAGCTGATAATGCTGAATATAATTAGAGTAACATTTAAGGCAGGAGCAACAAGTCTGcctcaaaaattatttaaaaattgggACCTAAAGCATCAAtatcagcaaaagaaaagcaatttctaaGAGGGAACTATAGACCTCTGTTAGAAATAGCACCAGGGGAAGGAACAGGCCCGGTGTTCTGCCCCGGCGCAGCACAACAATGAAGGTGCAGATTAGAAGCAACGACAATTCTGCCTGTGGATTCCATCGCCCTCCCCAATGGGCTTGCGTGTCAGGGTGACCTGTATGGACAGGATTCCCCTTCGTGCTGCCACCTACCCTGCTGCGATACCCTTGCTCAGCCATGCGCTCAGCCTCCTGCCGCACTAGCTCCTCACAGCGCTGCTGGGCTGatctctcctcttcttcctcctccctctggcgctgctgctcctcccgtTCTTGTAAGCGTCGCTCTGTCAGCTGGGAACAGAGAAGAGACGGGGCTGTTACGGCCAGATCGGACACAGACTGGGCACCGACAACAGCTGGGTGCGTATCCGGAAAGCGTGCTGTTACCTGcgcctccagctcctgcctgcggGCTGTCTtcagttcctcctcctgctccttctctCGCCTCGTCAGTTCTTTTGCCTCTTCAAGTTCTTTAATCAGCTGCTCTCGATACTTTATAGACTCTTCTTGGGCTCGTCTGTTTAACTCCATCTTCTCTTGGATCTggcgctgcctgcctgcaaggACCTTTGTGAGGTGAGAGGATTAAGGGAGAAGCTAAGTCAAGAAAGGGGCCAGCCTCAGAAGCAGAAATCTCAGCGCAGACGGTTAAACAGTTCTCAGAAAATGTACTGGACAAGCAGAAGAATTCTGCCCTGCGTACTGAAGGCTGTAACCCTCTGGAGGGTGGAGGGTCACAGCTGGAACGATGGCTTCATCAAACCAAGAGAGACACCTCATCAAAAAAGGTCATCACCTCATTCATCAGGCGATCTCTGGccttcttctctctttcccattcttcctccctcttctcccatACTTTCTTAGCTTCTTCTCTAAAGGACAGAGGAAGAATTATCTCTAAGGTTACGACTTACAGTTAAAAAACCCCTACATTCTCCACAGGCATAGACGAGCTACCCTGTGCTTTAGAGGAGCACTCAGGTTTCTCTTCACGTTTGTTCCCAGGCAGCTAGCATGTCTGCCCCACCTGTGCCTATTTTAGAGAACTGCTCTGCTTTCCCCGTTACTGAGCAGCAGGAGGTAACACACCAAAGGAAACGCTGGCTTGTAGCAGGACTTGTTGGATGTGCCGATCTGCTCCAGGCACAGAAGGGCCTCAGAAGGAAGCGTGCCTCTTAACAAGGATACTGCTTCACACGGGGGGTGGGTAGTTAAGGGCAttgctggaaaagctgaaaattttgCAAATCTTCCCTCTCCAACAAAACTTTTAACTAAAACTTGATGGTAGCACACACCGTCCTGTCACCATTGAAAATGCTCTCTGCGCTGGGGAGGGCATAAGTTGAACCTGAACGAGGAACCTGAGGCAGCTTTTATCTACAACCTCTGAGATACAAAAGGAAACGATACACAGGTTTTGGAGTCACTTAGACTAAACCCCTCCACATCAGTACTGCAGAATCATTGAAAGTTGGTTACAAGGTACTTACAACTAAAAAGTAATTCCTGCTGTCTCTGCAttactgtgtttttttgttattaaagcGCTTGCATTAGAGCTAACATAACAAATTATGGACTAGGTGTTGGGCcaaagtaattgaaaaaaaactGCAGGCTTTGATTCTGCCCTGGCAGAACAGCTTTGGGTCTGCCTGTACTGGCACGCTGACCGCCTAGCATGGTACTGGCACACAGAATGAAGGGGCAGagctcactgctgctgcagtgcttcTCAAACTGCAAGGCCAACCAGGCACCGCTTTGTAACGTCCACTTTCAAAGCCTATTTAACAAACATGAATTCCAACCACGCAGGAGCATTCAGCACATACGGTCTCTTTAGGTGATATTCAGAGGTGGGCAGACTCACCTAAAAATagtctgcagctctgcctccctctccttttctaACTGGAGCTGTTCCTCAATGACACGTTTCATCCAGGCAACATCTGCAACAGCTTGTTCCCGTCGCGCAGACTGGCGGCGCTGATCCTCATCTTCTTTCTCGAGGAGGGCTAGTAAGATTTGCCTGTCTATCTCCTTAATAAAAACCACAAGATCAACAACTATCAAACAGGCTTCCAGCCGGTGTGCAGGGCTACTCTACAAATTATTGGTGACGCAGTGTCAAGGGTGTGCTCAGGAAGACACTCAGTCTGCTGGGCTTCCCCATGATCTTTTTGCTCCAGCCCTGTTCACAAGCTGGAAGGGGCTTCCGAACTAATTATCTGTAGGCATCAGAGGCAGACACAtaagcaaaacacaaagaacaAGTTTCTTCAGCACACAGAATCTATAACGTATAAATCAAGGGGTACTTTCTCTTACCAGCTCCTCTTGTATCTGCTGGGCTCGCCTCTTTAGCTGGGCATTACACTGATGCCTCAAAAAGcgactgaaggagaaaaagaagaaaacattcaagCTGACTCTGAAGCCCTGTGTTATCGTACACCAGCACTCAAGAAGGTACATCTATGGCAATGCAACTTACAGGCAACAGAGGTACCTGCTACTGCTAACGTGAACAAAAAGAAGCAACGGCACCAATGCATTTGCTCGCTGGCTGTTCTGGGCGCATCCAtcaaaaaacaaatatttacaaCCCACCGTTGCTTTCTGAAATACCTCCTTGTGCCGCAAGTACTATTGCGGACATAGGAACAGATTCCATCCAAGCCCTTCTGAAACAAGCTACACGCGATCACATACCCAAGCTCTTTCTTCTTCCGGTGCTCTtccatttgtttcctttcttcttccaagttctccagctcccactgctgctttaACAAAttatcttgttcttttttcagctttgttgcctaaaaggaaaaaacaaccaccaagaAAGAGTACGTCAGAGAGCTAGGATGTCCCAGAGAGAGCATTTGTACCGAGTTTGTACCCTGTTCCGTTCCTCTGCAAGCAGTCAAAATCCCCATTGCAGCAAATATTCCATATTAATTTAATTCGTGGCTCACAGCTCAAGAGACACTGTGAAAAGCCCCAGCTGAAAAAGCCTTTGACCTGAACCTGTCACACTTAGAAGTTTCTATACATCTTTTTCTCATCTGGTGCAGCACAAAAGGGTACTCACATTTCAAGAGGAGCAAACAAAAGCTACCAGAATACAGTTAATATGCCAGTGTTCACGGGAGAGGTCTACATTACTAACAGGAATTATGTCTCAACTAACTTTGTTCCAGGTTTAATTTAGTGGAAACCTGGAGGGAACAGGTCAGGTCAGTGTTGCTGTATTTCCAGGTGAAACAATGAATTTCCTTCTCAAATGAGGAGAAATGAAAGATTACCTTTGTCTCCTGTAATTTCAGTTCTTCTATTTGTTGAAGCAACATCTCCGCTTGCTTCTCCTCTTCCAGCCGACGCTTCTCTTCCTCTTGTCTCATGCTTTCCAGAGCTTCCCTTCGCGCAATTTCATATTCATTTTCATAACGTTTTTTCTCTTCGAGTTCAGTTTCTTCTTGCTTTCCGAGCCAAAAGAAGCACGGCATTTAAGGTTAGACTAACACAAAGAAACAGCCTCTGGCTCAGGAAATCCACAAATCAAATTCTTGCAAGCTGACACGTATGgggaaaatatagaaaaaaatacgCGAGGAAGGAACACAAGGACAAAGTAAAACTACCTGCTGATCGCTGCCTGAAAATGGTTATCAGTCTATACGCATCCTTTGCAGGACCCTGCACA
This sequence is a window from Pelecanus crispus isolate bPelCri1 chromosome 11, bPelCri1.pri, whole genome shotgun sequence. Protein-coding genes within it:
- the TCHP gene encoding LOW QUALITY PROTEIN: trichoplein keratin filament-binding protein (The sequence of the model RefSeq protein was modified relative to this genomic sequence to represent the inferred CDS: deleted 1 base in 1 codon), translated to MAPGGGRWRRRAMALWRAARGRAPERWAAERRRELEARSRQQWERASRSFARAAICCSRQARWSAPRVPPPSPAAVRREAEEAAARLELRRSRLRRLLGEEREALAAELRELRRGRGSEAVGMRQRSEELRAGREERRRKVAEQLLYEHWKKNNAELREVESELHRKHVTEAWGDQLMQKTKQEETELEEKKRYENEYEIARREALESMRQEEEKRRLEEEKQAEMLLQQIEELKLQETKATKLKKEQDNLLKQQWELENLEEERKQMEEHRKKKELGRFLRHQCNAQLKRRAQQIQEELEIDRQILLALLEKEDEDQRRQSARREQAVADVAWMKRVIEEQLQLEKEREAELQTIFREEAKKVWEKREEEWEREKKARDRLMNEVLAGRQRQIQEKMELNRRAQEESIKYREQLIKELEEAKELTRREKEQEEELKTARRQELEAQLTERRLQEREEQQRQREEEEEERSAQQRCEELVRQEAERMAEQGYRSRLYGYPKAAWT